In the Diceros bicornis minor isolate mBicDic1 chromosome X, mDicBic1.mat.cur, whole genome shotgun sequence genome, CCCCACCCTACCACATGCTATGGGAGAGATGACAGCCTCAAACTGCATCTCTAAAAAGgagtgaaagagaaggaaatatcAAAAACAGACTCTAACATCAGGAAGCTAGCCCGGTACTCACAGCTAGGTCATGCTATTCTCCTATTGGACATAAATCATCTCATAGAATACCAACCTCTGACAAGGTTACTCTTGGACCACAATAAAATGAGACAGAGCAAGGTCACTTAATTTTGTCTAAGCACAGACAAAAATAAGGTCACTATGCCACTCACAAAATACCAAACATCCCTGCCATTCTAGCTAAAATAAATGGCTACAACCTCTTTACCAATTATAGCCTTATCCTTGTTCTAGTCTCTTATCTCTATAGATAAGATGCGAGCTACCAATCATAAAATTGTCCCTATGATATAGAGTAATCTCTCACCTCCTTAGACCCTCCACCAAATCATGCAACTAAAGCCCAAATTCTGCAATGTTTTCTAACATCCACTTACTGATAACATGCCACAGTTCCACATGATGTGTGTTCTCTCTCACTGCAATAATGAATAAACCCAACTTGTTCAAATATGGGTGGTCTTTGGCTGGAGGCCAATGACACGAGAGATACAGCAAAAAGGTCTGGCCTGCTCTTACCCAGAAGCAACTTTATTGCTCTATCTTATGGAAGCAAGAGAAAGGGGACAGAAGGAACTTCAAGATGCCTGATCCTCCTCCGTGAAATAGCAGGAAAGATACATCCATAATCCTAACTTTTTAACACACAGTAACAGTAACCACAATTAAAAGGGGCCCAATCTTTGTGTAGGGGGGAGGAGTTTAGGGGGAATCAGGAATTTAATAGAGGTCAAGATTAACAGTGGTGAAAAGTCTGCATTTACCAAATATACATTGGAAGTTACTTCCTGATTTAGGTTTCCCTATAACAGTAAGTTGTCTTTGTTTCCCTATACCTTGTCAACTATTGcaaccccagagaaaagcaagtgAGCATCTACCATTGTCCCTGGAACAAAGATACGATATTAAAGGAAGGTCCTGTCCAGtcgggaagaggaaagaaaaagcccACACTTCCCTCCCCAGTTAATTGTAGAGAGACGAGACAAAGGTAAGTAAAGCAGTCAGTGTTACAAACTTACCTCATTCAGCCAAAATCTGAAGGAGGAGGCATGTTCAATAGTGGAAGAATAAGTCACGAGTAGAGGCGCTTTTGTTCCACTTTCATTTTATAATTCTGTGGGATCACATCACTACCACCTGGGATGGAAGAGTGGATAGGCAGCAATAACGAGACAGAGTTAGCACTTCCTAGCCACTCTCAGCTCTCTCACAGCATGGAAGGGATTAACAAGTTCCCCGTTGTCCCAGAGGGATAGATGTGACCTTCACAGAGTCTGCCACAGGGGGAAGCCAAACCTCCTGATTTCCACACATGAGCAAGACAAAGTCAGCTCTGGGATAAAGCCAGCTCTCTGACCAACCACATCCCATTGTCTCCAGTCAGTGCACTCCACCCCCACAATGTCGTAAAGCAATATAAGCCCCTATACATCCAGGTGACGTTGTGGAAAACCAAGTAAACCTGAAATATAGACTAACACACATAAGACTGTTATTTATACAGAgtgtttaaattattaaatagcaATGAGTTTACTGGATTGATTAAAATTGAGATTTTTGTTTCTCTGCAATTTTGGGGATGGAGGTGGACTCAGGATTAAAATTAGATAAattacaaacaataaaaaacGATACATTTTCTTTCCACATCTAAGTACAGTGTTAGTAAATTTGCATGCATATATAAACACATAGAAAAAGAATAGTAGAAAATAAATCATAACATTAACAGTGCTCATCCTTGGGGAATGGGTATATGGATTTTGGTtttaattaatctatttttttagtattttccaaatatcctacaatgaacttattacttttataatcagaaaaaaagatcagTTGTAAAACATGAAACActgaaatttttattcattttatttttcagtgaaagaacatgaaaaatcttttcaaaatggTAAAGTGATCACTTTGAATGATTAAATGTACTATAGGAAAAGAGAAATCATACACTGTAATTACAGTTTACACAATGACACAGAACAGCATGTGGCAATCTTATGAAAATACTGTGATTAACACTTCACTGATAAATGATAACCTCATATGACTAAGTTTCAGCATTTATCATGGTCACATAAAATACAAGAGCCTATGAACAAGCTTTTATTAACAATAAACGTGATTTTGCCTGCAATTCTTAACCATGTGCAGGATTCTTCTTAAGCATTCAAGTTTTAAATTCTACTGCATTTTTACTGCAAAATGAAGCAGGCATAACAAAATTAAACTCACTAGCTAAAGGActaagaaaacacaaatacaagaaacaaacaacagcagcaaaaaaCCTTGGGTTGGTTCATTAAGATTTTCTTTCCCAATAAACATTGATCTCATTTACCAGTTCTGATAATATTTATAGCCACAGATTAATAGCTACATGACAAAAGGACTTCAGAAGGATTAAACTACACAACACTACATTAATATGTCTTAAATCATTTACTACAGTCTATATTTCTTAAAAGCATTCTATTACTAAAATGCAAGGACAAATGAACTAGTATTGAGACACATGTTTGACGCTACAAGAAAAATTCACACAAGACTGTAATTAACTTCTTGTATCTTGAGTAACTAGATCTAGAGCAGTTAATTTCATGGCCATGTACACTCTGCTTTAGCGATCAATGTCTTCTACTATTGCCTCAAGGTTTTTGCAACAGGATTTAACCTCCTCAATTGCAGCCATCCaattatcataaataattttGTCATAAATTGCATCATTAACTTCCCTAACTAGCCCCTCCTGCTGAGATTCTAGTGCATCACCTGAGAAAAACAATACTGATCTTGGGATTATGTAAGTACGTAAATTGTGACCAAGTAAAAAATCATCATTCGCATCCTCTCCATTTGAGCTGAACCCGTGAGgagtaaagaaattgaagaatgaaTCCTTGGGAAAATCTTCAGTCACAGTTCGGATTGTTCCCCAGATCCGGTGTTTCTGCTTCTTCTTGATGGTCTTCAAAGTgacattctttccttcattccaATCTATCTCACAGCCTGTGCAATACTCAATTGCGGTTCCTCTATAGGGATGGGGATCATAATATGCTAGCCTTGACTTCAGCACATAGGTCTTTGTCAAAAGctcatttttgaaatattcaTTGGGTTTGAAGTGAAATTCTAGAGTGAAACTGAGAGGCTCACCAGGATCTGAAAGCTTTACTTTAATATCTGTCAGGAGCTTCAGAATAGGCTCATCATATTTCTTAATCAAAGGAGTGAGTGTGTCAACATTTTTTAAGACTGTCAGCCAAAAATCAGGAATTCCTTTAGGATCctcttctttattctcttctcCAGTAGCCTCGAtgtcaccatcatcatcgtcgtcgtcatcctcctcctcctcaacaGCATAATCATAATAATCTTCCTCGTAACCATCATCCTCATCCATGTAGTCATCATGTACAAGACTTTCCTCATTACCATACATCTCTTCCTCATACATGTCTTCATCGTCATAATTCTCAGAGTCTGATTTA is a window encoding:
- the NAP1L2 gene encoding nucleosome assembly protein 1-like 2, whose product is MAESADHKELLESSQEEAGNKVMMEGPGKQPERGEDAAAGPGEDGECSEEAAAGPGEEREKGEDAAVGSGEGRGKGEDTDEDSDPDRPKGLFGYLLDTDFVESLPVKVKYRVLALKKLQTRVANLESKFLREFHGIERKFAEMYQPLLEKRRQIINAIYEPTKEECGYKSDSENYDDEDMYEEEMYGNEESLVHDDYMDEDDGYEEDYYDYAVEEEEDDDDDDDGDIEATGEENKEEDPKGIPDFWLTVLKNVDTLTPLIKKYDEPILKLLTDIKVKLSDPGEPLSFTLEFHFKPNEYFKNELLTKTYVLKSRLAYYDPHPYRGTAIEYCTGCEIDWNEGKNVTLKTIKKKQKHRIWGTIRTVTEDFPKDSFFNFFTPHGFSSNGEDANDDFLLGHNLRTYIIPRSVLFFSGDALESQQEGLVREVNDAIYDKIIYDNWMAAIEEVKSCCKNLEAIVEDIDR